The following proteins are co-located in the Corynebacterium aquilae DSM 44791 genome:
- the odhI gene encoding oxoglutarate dehydrogenase inhibitor Odhl, protein MSENQNPAPQMETTSVLRADLLKEMESGNQAPASTGAENLPEGAALLVVKRGPNAGSRFLLDQSTTTVGRHPESDIFLDDVTVSRRHAEFRLNDGEFEVVDVGSLNGTYVNREPKDAETLSTGDEVQIGKFRLVFLAGPKA, encoded by the coding sequence ATGAGCGAAAACCAGAACCCCGCGCCGCAGATGGAGACCACTAGCGTCCTGCGTGCCGACCTGTTGAAGGAGATGGAGTCGGGCAACCAGGCGCCGGCTTCCACTGGGGCTGAGAATCTTCCAGAGGGTGCTGCGCTGCTGGTTGTTAAGCGTGGCCCGAACGCAGGTTCTCGCTTCCTGCTGGATCAGTCCACCACCACCGTGGGCCGTCACCCCGAGTCCGACATTTTCCTGGATGACGTGACCGTTTCGCGCCGTCACGCCGAGTTCCGTCTCAACGACGGTGAGTTCGAGGTGGTCGATGTGGGAAGCCTCAACGGCACCTACGTCAACCGTGAGCCTAAGGATGCTGAGACCCTGTCTACTGGTGACGAGGTTCAGATCGGTAAGTTCCGTCTGGTCTTTTTGGCCGGGCCGAAGGCTTAA
- a CDS encoding MerR family transcriptional regulator, whose protein sequence is MKREFPDLTLSKIRFLESEGLLTVKRSPSGYRRFGQDDLARLRRVLLMQKEQHLPLKVIRERLNAEDDAGVTQLLGAGVEPLIDPDKMRPVAPALLTDVDVAHAANVDVEFVREMAGVGVVSSNASGFFSQDDVTNIVTAKQLTDHGVDARMLKTLRLAAQRQAGVISMVAHPLAHAKDDSAKERAFEFATELSAMVISLHAGMVKKELRGEFG, encoded by the coding sequence ATGAAACGAGAGTTTCCCGATCTCACCCTGTCTAAGATTCGCTTCCTGGAGTCCGAAGGCCTGCTGACTGTCAAGCGTTCGCCTTCTGGATACCGTCGCTTCGGTCAGGATGATTTGGCTCGTTTGCGTCGCGTGTTGTTGATGCAAAAAGAGCAGCACCTCCCGTTGAAGGTGATTCGCGAACGCTTGAATGCTGAAGACGATGCGGGGGTGACCCAGCTTCTGGGTGCGGGGGTCGAACCGCTCATCGATCCTGACAAGATGCGTCCGGTAGCTCCGGCGCTGCTGACTGACGTTGATGTCGCTCACGCGGCTAATGTCGACGTCGAGTTCGTTCGCGAAATGGCTGGCGTGGGGGTCGTTTCTTCCAACGCTTCGGGTTTCTTCAGCCAAGACGACGTCACCAATATTGTTACTGCAAAGCAGCTGACGGATCATGGTGTTGATGCCCGCATGCTGAAAACCTTGCGTCTGGCGGCGCAACGGCAGGCGGGCGTGATCTCCATGGTTGCGCACCCGCTTGCTCACGCCAAGGATGATTCCGCCAAGGAGCGCGCATTTGAATTCGCCACCGAGCTCAGCGCCATGGTTATTTCGCTGCATGCAGGAATGGTGAAAAAGGAACTGCGGGGCGAATTCGGATGA
- a CDS encoding bifunctional nuclease family protein has translation MSEADSGANAPEEVFYAGVHTAGPENFPCIVLFSQTRQVIFPVWVSPEGAAQVLAHESGGGNRRPDMVDVLKDLAEQVGCEPQNVQITDYNKGVAYAYISLSPDYLVDARPSDAISFARLADIPILVTPSLLSQYGIPLDTFAGDVPFDMSNWIEPEDVYPDLSARLSAVGDEDADASFAEMMKNLGFDEDDLIAEMSDELGEDPQGEDRKDS, from the coding sequence ATGAGTGAGGCCGATTCCGGCGCCAATGCCCCGGAAGAAGTGTTTTACGCCGGTGTGCATACGGCCGGACCGGAAAATTTTCCCTGCATCGTGCTGTTTAGTCAGACACGTCAAGTAATTTTCCCGGTGTGGGTGAGCCCGGAGGGTGCAGCCCAGGTGTTGGCGCATGAATCCGGCGGGGGCAATCGTCGACCTGACATGGTGGATGTGCTCAAAGATCTGGCTGAGCAAGTGGGGTGTGAGCCCCAAAACGTGCAGATCACTGACTATAACAAGGGCGTTGCATACGCCTATATCAGCCTCAGCCCAGATTATTTGGTCGATGCGCGACCCAGTGATGCGATTTCTTTCGCCCGCTTGGCTGATATTCCGATCTTGGTGACGCCTTCGTTGCTGAGCCAATATGGAATCCCGTTGGACACCTTTGCCGGTGATGTTCCTTTTGATATGTCCAATTGGATCGAGCCCGAGGATGTATACCCAGATTTGTCCGCTCGGCTTTCGGCAGTGGGGGATGAAGATGCTGATGCTTCTTTTGCTGAAATGATGAAAAATTTGGGTTTCGATGAGGATGATCTCATCGCCGAGATGTCCGATGAGCTGGGAGAAGATCCCCAGGGGGAGGATAGGAAGGACAGCTAG
- a CDS encoding MerR family transcriptional regulator, whose protein sequence is MSTEQPVQQSLFDISELAGGGPDEEVGYRVPIACQVAGITYRQLDYWARTKLVVPSIRGARGSGSQRLYSFKDILVLKIVKGLLDTGISLQNIRQAVESLRDRGVHDLATITLVSDGKTVYECRSNEEVIDLLGGGQGVFGIAVPGIMRELTGTISAFPSERIDASVQEPVHDDLAARRAARKIS, encoded by the coding sequence GTGAGCACTGAACAGCCCGTACAGCAGTCTCTGTTCGACATCAGCGAACTTGCCGGCGGCGGTCCTGACGAAGAGGTCGGCTACCGCGTGCCGATTGCCTGCCAGGTCGCTGGCATCACCTACCGCCAGCTCGACTACTGGGCTCGCACAAAACTCGTGGTTCCCTCCATTCGCGGTGCGCGCGGATCCGGATCCCAGCGCCTGTACTCCTTCAAGGACATCCTTGTCCTCAAGATCGTCAAGGGACTGCTCGACACCGGCATCTCCCTGCAAAACATTCGCCAGGCCGTCGAAAGCCTACGCGATCGTGGCGTCCACGATTTGGCAACCATCACCTTGGTCTCTGACGGGAAAACCGTCTACGAGTGCCGCTCCAACGAAGAAGTCATTGACCTTCTCGGTGGCGGCCAAGGTGTGTTCGGCATTGCCGTCCCGGGTATTATGCGCGAGCTGACCGGCACCATTTCCGCGTTCCCCTCCGAGCGCATCGACGCCTCCGTCCAGGAACCGGTGCACGACGATCTGGCAGCACGACGCGCTGCCCGCAAAATTTCCTAA
- a CDS encoding 3-methyladenine DNA glycosylase yields the protein MHHLRAMRLTAAHRARRARGVKHPVWDFLFEYYSLSPSKLAQWHPGVGVAVPADFPLDAEKDYVVFDDPHFSGGRLRCVNIPAATKRRGQAWEFMAELLARTESNPAHFDCFGLHEWAMVYRADETRHALPLRLGGTGTDQVVDSHAIRCTHYDAFRFFTPAARSHNSQLLTRESQTVCEQRGCLHATMDLYKWATKLGALVPGDVVLDAFELARDVRCLDMEASPYDCRDLGFSCVPIETAEGKARYVARQRQFAERGSQLRARLVQIINSARDATAMCAVGAQTPGVSR from the coding sequence ATGCACCACTTACGTGCGATGCGCCTCACGGCAGCTCATCGGGCCAGGCGAGCCCGCGGTGTAAAACACCCCGTGTGGGATTTCCTTTTCGAGTACTACTCTTTGTCGCCGAGCAAGCTTGCCCAGTGGCATCCAGGTGTCGGTGTCGCGGTCCCGGCAGATTTTCCGCTGGATGCGGAAAAAGACTACGTGGTTTTCGACGACCCGCATTTTTCCGGCGGTCGTCTGCGCTGCGTGAACATTCCCGCTGCCACGAAGCGGCGCGGTCAAGCTTGGGAGTTCATGGCTGAGCTTCTTGCGCGCACCGAAAGCAATCCCGCACACTTCGATTGTTTTGGGCTGCACGAATGGGCAATGGTGTATCGGGCGGATGAAACCCGCCACGCGCTGCCACTGCGCTTGGGTGGAACGGGAACCGATCAGGTGGTCGATAGCCATGCCATCCGGTGTACCCATTACGATGCGTTTCGGTTTTTCACTCCTGCGGCGCGCAGTCACAATAGTCAACTGCTGACTCGCGAATCCCAGACTGTGTGTGAACAGCGAGGTTGTTTGCACGCCACAATGGATCTGTATAAGTGGGCGACGAAGTTGGGGGCGCTGGTCCCAGGCGATGTTGTGTTGGATGCGTTTGAACTCGCCAGGGACGTGCGCTGTCTGGACATGGAGGCTTCGCCCTACGATTGCCGCGACTTAGGTTTTAGTTGTGTTCCAATCGAAACCGCCGAAGGCAAGGCCAGGTATGTGGCGCGCCAGCGACAGTTCGCTGAACGCGGTTCGCAGCTACGAGCACGACTGGTTCAGATCATCAATTCTGCCCGTGACGCAACCGCGATGTGTGCTGTCGGCGCACAAACACCGGGGGTCTCCCGGTAG
- a CDS encoding hemolysin family protein, with product MGGFEAIVLTILLLGVNAFFVGAEFALISSRRDRLDALIAQGKTRARTVLEATEHLSMMLAGAQFGITIASLLLGKVGEPAIAHLIEGPAHAVGLPDTLLHPVAFALALGIVTFLHIIAGEMVPKNIALAGPESVAMLLVPTHVIFVRFTRPIIVAMNWMAGVTLKMFGIEQKDELDSTVNPKQLASMITESRSEGLLDAEEHARLKKALRQENRQVKEVLVPLAQVRNVEFGTKGPTLAAIEHAVEETGYSRFPVTGGSGSFIGYVHIKDILDRLVAPGDSSDQIISRSEIRTLTTIDGDASLDEAMRDMRRRSVHIAQVRSAGTLLGIVTLEDLIEEYVGTVRDWTHEDDDQSPARA from the coding sequence ATGGGTGGCTTCGAAGCAATCGTTTTGACCATCTTGTTGCTCGGCGTCAACGCCTTTTTCGTCGGCGCCGAATTCGCCCTCATCTCATCCCGCAGGGACCGACTCGACGCGTTGATCGCCCAGGGAAAGACCCGGGCTCGCACCGTGTTGGAGGCAACCGAACATCTATCGATGATGCTGGCCGGCGCCCAATTCGGCATCACCATCGCATCGCTTCTGCTCGGTAAAGTCGGCGAGCCTGCCATCGCCCACCTCATCGAAGGCCCCGCACACGCCGTAGGCCTGCCCGACACGCTGCTGCACCCAGTGGCGTTCGCACTTGCCCTCGGCATCGTCACATTCCTCCACATCATCGCCGGCGAAATGGTGCCCAAAAACATTGCCTTGGCCGGACCGGAATCCGTGGCCATGCTGCTGGTACCCACCCATGTCATCTTCGTTCGCTTCACCCGGCCCATCATCGTGGCTATGAACTGGATGGCCGGAGTCACCCTCAAAATGTTTGGCATTGAACAAAAAGACGAACTCGACTCCACGGTCAACCCCAAACAGCTGGCCTCAATGATCACCGAATCCCGCTCCGAAGGGCTTCTCGACGCCGAAGAACACGCCCGCCTGAAAAAGGCCCTGCGTCAAGAAAACCGACAGGTCAAGGAGGTGCTCGTCCCCCTAGCCCAGGTTCGCAACGTCGAATTCGGCACCAAGGGCCCGACGCTGGCCGCCATCGAGCACGCCGTCGAGGAAACCGGGTACTCCCGCTTCCCCGTCACCGGTGGCTCGGGGTCTTTCATCGGATACGTGCACATTAAGGACATCCTTGACCGGCTGGTCGCCCCAGGTGATTCCAGCGACCAGATCATCTCCCGCTCCGAGATCCGCACCCTGACCACCATCGACGGCGATGCGTCGCTGGATGAGGCGATGCGTGACATGCGTCGCCGCAGCGTTCACATCGCCCAAGTCCGTTCAGCGGGCACTCTCTTGGGGATCGTGACCTTGGAAGACCTCATTGAGGAATACGTGGGTACCGTGAGGGACTGGACCCACGAGGATGACGACCAATCCCCTGCCCGCGCATGA
- a CDS encoding hemolysin family protein — protein MEILLSIVALVGFVALTAATGLFVAIEFALTGMERSTIDEHAHAKGDARALAIQRAHNDLSFELSGAQLGITMTTLATGFLAEPVLSRYFQPLLELAHLSPELSSKLALALALIVATMLSMVYGELVPKNFAITDPLRVARITVLPVRGFNKVFGWAIKALNACANAVVRKLGMEPAEELASARSAQELVALVRNSAKQGGIEQSQAEMLDRSLKFGEATAEDFMTPRSTIEYLGVDDSVADLLNMALETGHSRFPVVEGDLDATVGVVHVKDAFAVPAPKRPHVQLRRLARPVPVVPASLDGDAVLNRVRSAGSQVVLVADEYGGTAGIVTIEDVVEEILGAVYDEYDDADQEREVRRMGASFEVVGLMRIDELPERVGYTPPEGPYETLGGVIMATLGRIPDVGDTVTLPASHHEAMDNFSSGYHNRWQAQVTEMDGRRIERALLTPLPDPKEGS, from the coding sequence ATGGAGATTCTTTTATCCATCGTCGCCCTTGTTGGCTTCGTGGCTTTGACCGCCGCGACGGGTCTATTCGTCGCCATCGAATTCGCCCTGACGGGCATGGAACGTTCCACCATTGACGAACATGCCCACGCCAAAGGCGATGCCCGCGCGCTTGCGATTCAGCGCGCCCACAACGACCTCTCCTTCGAGCTATCCGGCGCCCAACTCGGCATCACGATGACCACCCTGGCCACCGGTTTCCTCGCAGAACCGGTGCTATCGCGCTACTTCCAGCCCCTGTTGGAACTCGCCCATCTTTCCCCGGAGCTCTCCTCCAAACTTGCCCTCGCACTCGCCCTGATCGTCGCCACCATGCTGTCGATGGTCTATGGCGAGCTGGTGCCGAAAAACTTTGCGATCACCGACCCCCTGCGCGTCGCCCGCATCACCGTGCTTCCCGTGCGCGGCTTCAACAAAGTCTTCGGCTGGGCCATCAAAGCCTTAAATGCTTGCGCTAATGCGGTGGTCCGCAAACTCGGCATGGAGCCCGCCGAAGAACTCGCTTCGGCGCGCAGCGCCCAAGAACTCGTCGCGCTGGTCCGCAACTCCGCCAAGCAAGGCGGCATCGAGCAGTCGCAAGCTGAAATGCTGGACCGCTCCCTGAAATTCGGTGAAGCCACCGCCGAGGACTTCATGACGCCCCGCTCCACCATCGAATACCTCGGGGTGGATGACTCTGTCGCGGACCTACTCAATATGGCTTTAGAAACCGGGCACTCCCGCTTCCCCGTCGTCGAAGGTGACCTGGACGCAACGGTTGGCGTGGTGCACGTTAAAGATGCCTTCGCCGTGCCAGCGCCCAAGCGGCCCCATGTACAACTGCGGCGGCTCGCCCGCCCCGTCCCGGTCGTTCCCGCCTCCCTCGATGGCGACGCGGTACTCAACCGAGTCCGCTCCGCGGGCTCACAGGTGGTGCTTGTTGCGGACGAATATGGCGGCACCGCCGGCATCGTCACCATCGAAGATGTCGTCGAAGAAATTCTCGGCGCAGTCTATGACGAATACGATGACGCCGACCAAGAACGCGAAGTTCGCCGTATGGGCGCTTCCTTCGAAGTCGTGGGCCTCATGCGCATCGACGAACTGCCCGAACGCGTCGGCTACACCCCACCCGAAGGACCCTACGAGACACTTGGCGGAGTCATCATGGCCACTCTCGGCCGGATCCCGGACGTTGGCGACACCGTCACCCTGCCTGCCAGCCACCACGAAGCGATGGACAATTTCTCCTCCGGCTATCACAACCGTTGGCAAGCGCAGGTCACCGAAATGGATGGTCGTCGCATCGAACGTGCCCTTTTGACACCACTGCCCGACCCGAAGGAAGGTAGTTAA
- a CDS encoding DEAD/DEAH box helicase, whose translation MKTFRDLGLPLPICQNLSSIGIEHPFPIQSQAIPAVLACKDVLGRGPTGSGKTFTFGLPMLARLASGGSSRPGRPRAVVLVPTRELAAQVSQRLADPAASVGLRVLEVVGGVNIKRNITSLAAPVDLLVATPGRAQDLLNQRILDFSEVEICAVDEADQMADMGFLPQVRKLLRAMPSDGQRLLFSATLDGDINTLVKEFLTDPVTFSTAPAQATVDRMEHFLLHVEDKTARFAVVERIAARAGTTIMFMRTKHAVDRQVKKLRRVGINAAGLHGDKGQGARTRALEGFSDGSVPVLVATDIAARGIDVAAVDLVVHIDPPAEHKAYVHRAGRTARAGAQGTVVTLVLPEQRKDVAALCRAAGINPAEHNVTPDSPILAKITGAKASSGEPLAPFGAPANATGSPKNTSGGRRRPQRRERGAQDDSSRDNSRERGRGRGRADRARHEDKKSGSRTKDARRGDSTHESRADKPAAGAQGRKARTAVTKVRADGTAVGGPRQTKPRRRRRF comes from the coding sequence GTGAAAACTTTTCGGGACTTAGGTCTACCACTACCCATCTGCCAGAATCTGTCGTCCATCGGCATCGAGCATCCTTTCCCCATTCAAAGCCAAGCCATCCCGGCGGTGCTTGCATGCAAGGATGTGCTCGGCCGTGGGCCCACGGGTAGCGGCAAAACTTTTACTTTCGGTTTGCCGATGCTGGCTCGTCTGGCCAGTGGTGGATCGTCCCGCCCGGGCCGCCCCCGCGCCGTGGTGCTAGTTCCCACCCGCGAACTAGCGGCCCAGGTTTCTCAACGTTTGGCAGATCCCGCAGCCTCCGTGGGGTTGCGGGTGCTTGAGGTGGTTGGTGGCGTCAACATTAAACGCAACATCACCTCATTGGCGGCGCCCGTCGACCTGCTGGTCGCTACCCCGGGTCGCGCCCAAGACCTTCTCAACCAGCGCATTCTTGACTTCTCTGAGGTCGAGATTTGCGCGGTTGATGAAGCGGACCAGATGGCCGACATGGGATTTTTGCCGCAGGTTCGCAAGCTGCTGCGGGCGATGCCCTCCGATGGCCAACGCTTGCTGTTTTCCGCCACCCTCGACGGCGACATCAACACCCTGGTTAAGGAATTCCTTACCGACCCAGTGACTTTTTCCACCGCCCCCGCCCAGGCGACGGTGGATCGTATGGAGCATTTCCTGCTGCACGTGGAGGACAAAACCGCCCGCTTCGCAGTCGTGGAACGCATCGCTGCCCGCGCCGGCACCACGATCATGTTCATGCGCACCAAACATGCCGTTGACAGGCAGGTCAAAAAGCTGCGCCGAGTCGGCATCAATGCTGCCGGCCTTCATGGCGATAAGGGACAGGGCGCGCGAACTCGCGCCTTGGAAGGCTTTTCCGATGGGTCGGTTCCCGTGCTGGTTGCCACCGACATTGCGGCCCGCGGCATTGATGTCGCGGCCGTCGACCTGGTGGTTCACATCGATCCCCCGGCGGAACATAAAGCCTATGTGCACCGCGCCGGGCGCACCGCCCGCGCCGGTGCCCAAGGCACCGTGGTGACCCTCGTGCTGCCAGAACAGCGCAAGGATGTTGCCGCACTGTGTAGAGCCGCCGGTATTAACCCCGCTGAGCACAATGTCACCCCAGATTCCCCGATCTTGGCCAAAATCACTGGCGCCAAGGCTTCTTCGGGTGAACCCCTCGCCCCGTTTGGCGCACCGGCGAACGCTACCGGCTCGCCAAAGAATACCTCTGGAGGTCGCCGACGCCCCCAGCGTCGCGAACGCGGCGCACAAGACGACTCCTCACGCGACAATAGTCGCGAACGGGGGCGGGGGCGCGGCCGGGCCGATCGTGCACGCCACGAGGATAAAAAGTCCGGCTCCCGTACAAAAGACGCACGGCGCGGTGACAGCACCCACGAGAGCCGCGCAGACAAACCGGCTGCCGGCGCTCAAGGTCGCAAAGCTCGCACGGCGGTCACTAAGGTGCGCGCTGACGGCACCGCGGTCGGTGGGCCGCGACAGACGAAGCCACGGCGCCGCCGGCGCTTCTAG
- the gndA gene encoding NADP-dependent phosphogluconate dehydrogenase: MTEQKKLAQIGVVGLAVMGSNIARNFARHGHTVAVYNRSHDKTEHFMENFASEGDFIPADSIESFVNSLERPRRALIMVKAGGPTDAVIEQLADAMEPGDIIIDGGNSLYTDTIRREAEMSERGLNFVGAGISGGEEGALNGPSIMPGGPEESYESLGPLLESVSAKVDGTPCCTHIGPNGAGHFVKMVHNGIEYADMQVIGEAYHLLRYAAGMDPQEIAEVFREWNSGDLDSYLVEITAEVLSQVDAETGKPLIDVIVDSAGQKGTGRWTVKAALDLGIPTTGIGEAVFARALSGARAQRAATIANLPAGQLVAEGVKDRAAFIEDVRRALYASKLVAYAQGFDEIKAGSQEHGWNVDPRDLATIWRGGCIIRAKFLNRIVEAYNNNPEVESLLLDPYFNNEMSGLIDSWRRIVVEATTRGLPIPVFASSLSYYDSLRAERLPAALIQGQRDFFGAHTYERTDKDGHFHTLWSGDRTEVEA, translated from the coding sequence ATGACTGAGCAGAAGAAACTGGCACAGATTGGTGTCGTAGGTTTGGCAGTGATGGGTTCGAATATCGCCCGGAACTTCGCCCGCCACGGCCACACCGTTGCGGTGTACAACCGCAGCCACGACAAGACCGAGCACTTTATGGAAAATTTCGCCTCCGAGGGCGACTTCATTCCCGCTGACAGCATCGAGTCTTTCGTCAATTCCCTGGAGCGCCCCCGCCGCGCCCTGATCATGGTGAAAGCCGGTGGCCCCACCGACGCCGTCATCGAGCAGCTCGCTGACGCGATGGAGCCCGGCGACATCATCATCGATGGTGGCAACTCCCTCTACACCGACACCATTCGTCGCGAAGCTGAAATGTCCGAGCGTGGCTTGAACTTCGTCGGCGCCGGTATTTCCGGTGGCGAGGAGGGCGCCCTGAACGGCCCCTCCATCATGCCGGGTGGCCCTGAGGAGTCTTATGAGTCCTTGGGTCCGCTGCTGGAGAGCGTGTCCGCCAAGGTGGACGGCACTCCCTGCTGCACCCACATCGGCCCCAATGGTGCTGGCCACTTTGTGAAGATGGTGCACAACGGCATCGAGTACGCCGACATGCAGGTCATTGGCGAGGCCTACCACCTGCTGCGCTACGCCGCTGGGATGGATCCGCAGGAGATCGCTGAGGTGTTCCGCGAGTGGAACTCCGGTGACCTCGACTCCTACCTGGTGGAAATCACCGCTGAGGTGCTCAGCCAGGTTGATGCCGAAACCGGCAAGCCGTTGATCGACGTCATCGTGGATTCCGCAGGACAAAAGGGCACCGGTCGCTGGACGGTGAAAGCCGCCCTCGATTTGGGTATCCCCACCACCGGCATTGGCGAAGCCGTGTTCGCCCGCGCCCTCTCGGGCGCCCGCGCGCAGCGTGCAGCCACCATCGCTAACCTTCCCGCTGGTCAGCTCGTCGCTGAAGGCGTCAAAGATCGCGCTGCATTTATCGAGGATGTGCGTCGCGCCCTGTACGCCTCCAAGCTGGTGGCTTACGCCCAGGGCTTCGACGAGATCAAGGCCGGCTCCCAGGAGCACGGCTGGAACGTCGATCCCCGCGACCTGGCCACCATTTGGCGTGGCGGTTGCATCATCCGCGCCAAGTTCCTCAACCGCATCGTTGAGGCCTACAACAACAACCCGGAAGTCGAGTCTTTGCTGCTCGACCCGTACTTCAACAATGAGATGTCCGGGCTGATTGACTCCTGGCGTCGCATCGTAGTTGAGGCCACCACCCGCGGGCTGCCGATCCCGGTGTTCGCTTCTTCCCTGTCCTACTATGACTCCCTGCGCGCTGAGCGCCTGCCCGCAGCCCTGATTCAGGGCCAGCGCGACTTCTTCGGTGCTCACACCTACGAGCGCACCGACAAGGATGGCCACTTCCACACCTTGTGGAGTGGCGATCGAACTGAGGTCGAAGCCTAG
- a CDS encoding PaaI family thioesterase, translated as MDIQNLTAHPVGLDAHLGVRYHSVSPTELVASMVVSEHHLQPAGLVHGGVYCALAESAGSVLGMAVLQARGEEDADAMVVGVNNSTDFLHPVKSGVIDVVATVITAGRRTQLLNIEMRNRDRLVARTTLRTMVVPTVVDKERTQ; from the coding sequence ATGGACATCCAAAACCTCACCGCACACCCTGTTGGATTAGATGCACACCTCGGGGTTCGCTACCACAGCGTTAGCCCCACTGAACTCGTGGCATCAATGGTCGTCTCCGAGCATCACCTGCAACCAGCCGGACTGGTGCACGGCGGCGTGTATTGCGCCTTGGCGGAATCCGCCGGATCCGTGCTGGGCATGGCCGTGCTGCAAGCCCGCGGAGAAGAAGACGCCGACGCGATGGTTGTGGGCGTCAACAACAGCACAGACTTCCTGCACCCGGTCAAAAGTGGGGTCATCGACGTCGTAGCGACCGTCATCACCGCAGGTCGTCGCACTCAACTGCTCAATATCGAGATGCGAAACCGCGACCGGCTGGTAGCACGCACCACGCTGCGCACCATGGTGGTGCCCACCGTCGTCGACAAGGAACGCACCCAATAG